The segment GAACCACAAGGACTTTACCCCTATGCAAGTAACGGTAACTGTTATACCATTAAAGCAGGAGACACTGGTAGTTCTTATTGGGGGCAACATTTCTTCTATGGTGGTCCTGGTCGAAACGCTAATTGTCTTTGATTTGGATCGGTGCGCCAAAGCTTTTCAGTATTTCACATGTGTGGTTTAAATAAGAACGAACATGTGATAGTCGTGGTTTAACTAAAAAAAGTCCACGTCATCATGTTTATGTGTCCTTGATATTATGTCTGTAAAAGCTTTTCAGATTGATTTCACATGTctgtatttgaaaaaaaagtgtaaaatataataataagaatatGTGTGTTTgataaatctataatattaaaaagagaTTACCTTATAGATTCTACCTTACTTTTAGAGATAATTACATTGATATGTTATTgttttttgtaatattctttCAATTAATTTCTGTAACTATAGCGTCAACCAATCAGAAACGAGAGTTTTAAGACCAATCGCAATCTGTTCTTTTATATATCTTGACCAATCTAATTAACACGTATTTTTTATCAGCGAAGCCCAATTATTATTGTGTTTTCAGTCGAAGTTTTGGATAAGTTCTTCTGGCAAACAATTGTATTTCTCTACAAAATCATATTTTGGTTGTTAATTATTTGTAAATGGAAATACTTAATCtgttatataaatttaagtcatatataaaatattatgaaatagtaggagaaatatatgaaattttcacAAGATAATAGTTAGGTGAATTAAAGAATTAATATCTTCAaactataagaaaatatatttatttttcaaattagaTGAGGATAAGTGTGTAACTTTGTAAATCGTTTTTAAcatctaataatattttaaaaacataagcAATCAACAAACTGTAACTATAGTAGATAATCTATACTATAAAAACATGATCCATTATAATTAAGAAATATTTGTCATTTTGAAATGacacattaaaagaaaaatactgCGCTTctatatatatggatattataattaattaatatcaaccaaataattaatttccaaaatattcctaaactaaaaataattaaatcatgtACAATTTCCctcatttatcatttttaaatgcACCACTGATTTTATTAtcctaaaaattatttactttaattttctaaaaacataccaagtataactttttatataatattttgagaatattattgttttgaattttaaacactaaactaaacactatgtatatttttattaaaaataataatatttttattaagttaaaaatatttgaaaatgaaaattaagtacctaaaattgatattataaatatgttaGAAATACAATGATATGTAAACaaatatcttaaaaaaattattaatgtgTATAAAATTCTTTAACTTAACATatcaataatatgttttttagaATTTGGGAGAACAAAATTATATTCCTCAGTATAATGTCAAAtattatcattaaaaattatattcatttttaaaacattaaaattatttaaaagaatgGAGGACATGTCTAAATAGACAAATATGCTATTTTGAttcttatatatgtatactagGGTTGGCCCGCCTTACGAAAAGTtgtaatacaaatattttatataaatttagattaattttatgaaacattttataaacattGTATATCAAAAGCgatattataaacaaataaatcgTGAATAGGATTCTGAGATCATATTAGTTCTTATAATAATCaatttttgtttgaattaaaGTTACGGTAATCTTCATTATTTCTAATTTTCAGAGTAAAGAATTCATATATtcattacatataaattatttgatgttttcttTAACTTGGTGTGCATTATTTCGTTGTTGTTTTTAGCTGTATGATTTGgttgttattttgttttggtcgTTATTCATCAATCATGATTAGTTTGAATAATTTCTTCTTATGCTTAGATTCATGTGCATAGTTCAGTTCTTGTTATTGATTTGAAATGTAGGTGCCGTGTTTTTGATTCCGTTTTGTTTTATAGGTAGATGCCATGCCATGTAAACACTTAGATGTGTGATTAAGCAACATAATAGGTCTTTGAGATTGTGATTCTCCAATTTAAGTCCAAATAGCAAATTAAGAGTTGGGAAGGTTAATATTTGAATGTGGTGAAAGGTTTATTCAATACTTTCATTTGACATGTTTCCTTTATTTATCTAAGCCCATACTATATGTTAAAGATGTAATGATGACAATATTGTAGACGATCCTTTACAATGACATGGTTAATAGATGTTGGTAATGTTTAAGTTGAGACAATACGCATTGGATGAGAAAACAATCTCAGCAATTACTGTGAGAATACATTACCTAAGTAAGCTAACCACCCCAATATAATTGTCAACATTTCATCTTGAACATGTAAAAGATGTGAAACCCTACTGTAGCTTTTGATAGCACTTAGAACAGGAGAAGGAGCACCATCGATTGCTTCTCTCAATTTCACTGAATTTGGCTTTGCAAAGAAACTCAATAGTCTGCAGGTATAGACACGCAGAGTAAAAGTTGAACGATAAAGTTTAGATGAGTGAAAAATGTATCCATGATTGCAGTATCAATAAGTAAATACACGTAACAGAGGTGGAGAAACGAAGGCATATGAGCCAGATCAAGACCCACCTAGCCTAGAGGCAATAAAACAACAGTTGTAAGAAAGTTGAAATATTAGGATGAGGTTGGACTTTCTTACACTTTAAGAAAGTTTTTGCCGGCTTGAGTTTCCTGATCATAATAAAAGTGTGTTCTGGACGTTGCTTTGAGGATAAAGCAAACACAAATTTTCTCTGAAAATCAGTAGaactaaacaaaacaaagtagTATCAAAAGATTAAAAAGGTGAACATGATGATTCTTTATGATAACCATTCATGAAAAAAGTAATGACTAACTTTAATAGTTTATAGAGCATGAAACATAATTGCAAAAGTGTGACTTGTGAGCTTGGTTCaggaacttgatgaaaactatCCTTGACAGATGATGACAGAAAATAATGAGaaattttcaatcttttttaagaaatatcCAGAAAAGCTCTTAACTTTAATATGTATCAATGAAACaaagtagaaaaatttcaacaACTTGAGCAAGATGATTCTTTATGGTATTGAagacaaaaaatgataaaatgttCATACTTTGTAGAAATTCCCCAACAAATCCAAACTTGAAGACATGTGGATGAAACAAATTAGCCAAAAATGTGAGGCTTGGTTCAAAAACACTTGGCTAAGGGGTGATTCTGTTAAGATTGATACCTATATACTCAACCTCAACGTCTTCTCCAATTGAATCTAATCTTGTATTACTGATCAATGATACAATTACAACTAAAAGTAGTCTCAAGAAGATATCGGATCACTCACAGAACGAGTTCTCCGATCAACTTCTCAATACGAATCCTCCATGGGAGAATCGCCTCATGACCTCACGATCTCACTACTCAGTTCTAGTTGCAAACACATAACGATAACAAAGAACAATAGAAACTATATAAACTCCAGCTCTTTCTCTAACTGGAAACTCTCCAGCTGATTCAGAGTCTTTCCCTCTTCCACGTCATCATTATGACTTCTTCCTTTGACCCATGCTTAACCAAGCGTATCAGATTCTTTAAGATGGTGAAGACAAACAATGAGTATAATATGATCTATAGATCCAAAAACTCAACTTAAAGATATGAAAATGAAACAAAGTAGCAAGTGCACAAAAGAAAATAGCAAAAAGTGTGAAGATTTCCTTCAAAAACTTTAATAAACAAAAGTAACAAAATGTTGTATTATTCTCGAAAGATTGAAGGAAAAAAGAAACGCACTATGTTGGCCACTAAGCATATCGACGGCGTTAAGGAAACAACAGTGGAGCTCCAACGTCCATATGAGTCGAGGCACCGGAGACCGTACGTATGGCCTAACTCTGACGCCTCTGTGACCGTTAAATCCAACGCCATTGCTGTTCCTTCCACCACATGTACAGTCCCAGTCCTTAACCTCATTGTCCTTACAAAGCAAGTTTTCACTTATTCATAATGACATTCGGAATGTACTACTATTAATCACTTTATGAAAGTGAATGCTGAGTTTACTAAGAAACTCAGATCCAACtaacaatatacatatatgtatctAAAAGAAAATCCAAAGGAATGTCATCAAAGCGTTGATCAATTTGGAGCATCTAAAAGAAGACGTTCAACAGACTTAATTTGGCAAAAAGTAGagaattttataacattttttctgAGATTCTTAAAAGAAACATCAAAAgctagagagaaaaaaaaataacaaaaagctAAACAGAAAAGTAAAGATATGGCTCCCAGCTTGGATTGAAGAATGATTCAGAAAAAGAAGCATACGAAATAAGTCAGTAAAGTCAAAAGACAGTTTTCTATAGATTGAACGAAGAAGCAAATGTGGACCTTTAGTTATCTGCTCTTGCTTGGCCTCTTCATGAGAGTCGTGAGAAACTAACAAATCTGGGTCAATATGAACATTCATTGAAACTCAAACATCATAATagaaattatttgttttctaataaaaaaattagtttcatgcatattttatcaaaatgttTGACACAACACGTCTGCACTTTGAAAccgcagatcaaaatctaggcTTCAGTTTATACTTATAAATTGCTCTCTATCTGATCAATGTGTTGATCCTTTAGCAATGAAAATTTTCCTCCACAAAATGTTTGTGACAACCTTTTCCATTATTTGATCTCTATGAACTTAATAACTTTCACGTTCTAAATATGGGTGAGCTATTGAAGACCGATTTCTACTTACCATACAAACATACTAACAaatgtttttgtatttgaaGCAAAAAAAGTATCaagtttatatatgttttaaacaaGCCGCACGTTTGTGTTGTTGGATAAACTGTAAACAAGTCGTTGTCACTTGTCTCAACATGTCAAGTTCTACCTTGCACGTTACGTTAAATGTGGATTGTAGAATAAAGAACAAAGAGGGTATAATAAACTTATGTACGTTTAGATTAGAACCTTGCACGACACCATCCGTTGGATCGATCAGCTTTGACTTCTACGTTTACGTTTACGTTTGTGTTTTCTCAtttataaagaagaaaatgCTTTACACTTATCCTCTTTTGCATTTAAAAACTTCTCTTGCTTTTGTTCTATGTTCTTGATGATTCCTAAGTTATTGACACCAAGATACTGCCAATATATATAACCCATGACTTAAAGTTTCTTCCTTTGAACTATCTGCAAATCAATTTTCCCATTTTCTTTCTGTTATCTGAAAATGGGAAACTGTCTTTCAATCTCGGATGCATCAGAAAAGATTCTCAAAGCACTTCCCATCGACACTGCCTTTAAGTTTCCATCACCATTGCCTTATTTCACTCAAGGTTTGTATTTTCatcgtttcttcttcttctccctctctATGGGCAAGGACGAGTCCTTATGAAATATTCTTATTAGCCCCCAGACTTTAAGTAACTAATATATATAGGTTTTATGACCACCAAATTGTAGAAGGaactttttattataagatttgtttaaaatgtttatgacctcttaaattttagtttatctCATGTCTCTATTTATTGGTTATCGGTTTGATGATCTTGATTTGACTTGCATCCAAAGGTGGTGAGTTTGCGAAAGGAACCATTGACTTGGGAGGTCTAGAGGTTAGCCAAATCTCGACGTTTAACAAGGTTTGGTCTACTTATGAAGGAGGACCAGACAACCTCGGTGCTACCTTCTTTGAACCATCCTCGATCCCTTCCGGTTACTCCGTTCTCGGTTACTACGCTCAACCAAACAACCGTCAACTATTCGGTTGGGTACTCATAGCTAGAGATCTCTCAGGCAACAACACATTGAAACCCCCTGTAGATTACACCCTTGTCGGAAACACCGAGTCGCTCAAGATCAAACAAGACGGACCTGGCTATTTCTGGCAGCCTGTGGCCCCTGATGGATATCAAGCTATTGGTCTAATAGTCACAAACTCTTCACAAAAGCCTCCTCTAGACAAACTAAGCTGTGTTCGGTCGGACTTAACCGAACAATGTGAAGCTGATACATTGATATGGGATTCGAACGGAGTCAAAGTCTCGAGCCTCAGACCAACCATTAGAGGAACACAAGCTACAGGGGTCTTTGTAGGTACATTCACATGGCAACCTCAAAACACATCTCCTCCATCTTTATCTTGCTTGAAGAACACGAAACTAAACTTCTCTACAATGCCTAATGGGTCCCAAACCGGAGTCTTGTTCAACACGTATTCTCCATTGATATATCTCCACCCAGACGAAGAATACCTACCTTCCTCTGTTAACTGGTACTTCAGCAACGGTGGCTTGCTTTACAAGCGAGGCGAAGAATCAAACCCTAACCCTATCGAACCTAACGGTACGAATCTTCCACAAGGCGGAGCTAACGATGGATCATACTGGCTAGACCTTCCTATAGACAAAAAGGGCAAAGAGAGTGTGAAGAAAGGTGACTTGCAGAGCACGCAAGCGTATCTCCACATCAAACCAATGCTCGGAGCAACGTTTACAGACATAGCCACATGGATATTCTACCCTTTCAATGGCCCAGCACGAGCCAAGGTCAAACTCATAACCTTGCCGCTGGGGAGAATCGGCGAGCACATCGGAGACTGGGAACACGTGACGTTACGTATAAGCAACTTCACCGGAGAGTTATGGAGAGTGTTCTTATCGCAGCACAGTGGAGGAGAATGGATCGACGCTTGCGATTTGGAGTTCCGAGAAGGTGGAGGAAGCAACAAGCCTGTTGCGTACGCGTCGCTTCATGGACACGCTATGTATCCGAAGCCCGGACTTGTGTTGCAAGGTGACAATGGGGTTGGGATAAGGAATGATACGGCGAAGAGCAAGAAGGTATTTGATACGGGGTTAGGGTACGAGGTGATTGCGGCGGAGTATGGTGGAGGCGGTGGAAGAGTGGTGGAGCCGCCGTGGGTGAACTATTTTAGGAAGTGGGGACCTAAGATTGATTATAGCATTGAAGATGATGTTAAGAGGATTGAAAGGTTTTTGTTTGGAGCTTTGAAAAGGGCTTTTGTTAACTTGGTGAAGAAGATTCCTGATGAAGTGTATGGTGAAGATGGTCCAACTGGGCCTAAACTTAAAGGAAACTGGGTTGGTGATGAACAatgatgtatatttatttactttttctttaaaGTGTTTGGTTTGATTCTTTGTTATTTATCAcagtctttgtttttttttttttttgaacttaacagtctttgtttgttttgatgTAGAAAAAGTTGCAACTCTGGTTGATTTACTTAAACCAGGAATATTGTCACTATTTTCGTCTCCTTGTGCTCTTTCAGATCCATGTAAATTGAATACCAATCATTTAGAAAAGTTAGACACTAGTAtagatctttaaaatattttaagaatttttatacataaataaaattcttaactAATAGACAAATCTTATTAAAATTCTTACCAAATTATTTATAACTcccaatatttacaaaaaaaattctcttagatgacttttttaagtttattttcacaaaatagcattcaaggaagaaaaatgataatttttttttattaaatacatCTATACCTATTagattaactaatctaaacttAGGGTTTATAGTTAAAAGGTAGGTTTTGGGGATAtggtttcaaatttcaaaaaataaaaaatgaatatttaaaatttcaaaataaaaa is part of the Raphanus sativus cultivar WK10039 unplaced genomic scaffold, ASM80110v3 Scaffold1632, whole genome shotgun sequence genome and harbors:
- the LOC130504517 gene encoding hypothetical protein At1g04090-like, with the translated sequence MGNCLSISDASEKILKALPIDTAFKFPSPLPYFTQGGEFAKGTIDLGGLEVSQISTFNKVWSTYEGGPDNLGATFFEPSSIPSGYSVLGYYAQPNNRQLFGWVLIARDLSGNNTLKPPVDYTLVGNTESLKIKQDGPGYFWQPVAPDGYQAIGLIVTNSSQKPPLDKLSCVRSDLTEQCEADTLIWDSNGVKVSSLRPTIRGTQATGVFVGTFTWQPQNTSPPSLSCLKNTKLNFSTMPNGSQTGVLFNTYSPLIYLHPDEEYLPSSVNWYFSNGGLLYKRGEESNPNPIEPNGTNLPQGGANDGSYWLDLPIDKKGKESVKKGDLQSTQAYLHIKPMLGATFTDIATWIFYPFNGPARAKVKLITLPLGRIGEHIGDWEHVTLRISNFTGELWRVFLSQHSGGEWIDACDLEFREGGGSNKPVAYASLHGHAMYPKPGLVLQGDNGVGIRNDTAKSKKVFDTGLGYEVIAAEYGGGGGRVVEPPWVNYFRKWGPKIDYSIEDDVKRIERFLFGALKRAFVNLVKKIPDEVYGEDGPTGPKLKGNWVGDEQ